One Sporomusaceae bacterium ACPt DNA window includes the following coding sequences:
- the ureA gene encoding Urease subunit gamma encodes MHLSPTEKDKLLIYTAGQVARDRLNRGLALNYPEAVAFITAELLERIRDGYTVAQLMEMGTKILTRDQVMEGVPEMIDEIQVEGTFPDGTKLVTVHHPIRLTGEETQ; translated from the coding sequence ATGCATCTGAGTCCGACTGAAAAGGACAAATTATTGATTTATACCGCCGGGCAAGTGGCGCGCGACCGGCTGAATCGCGGTTTGGCATTAAACTATCCGGAAGCGGTTGCTTTTATTACCGCCGAACTATTGGAACGCATCCGCGACGGGTATACTGTGGCGCAGCTTATGGAGATGGGTACTAAAATTCTTACCAGGGACCAGGTTATGGAAGGGGTTCCGGAAATGATTGACGAGATTCAGGTTGAGGGAACCTTTCCGGACGGAACAAAATTGGTCACTGTTCATCATCCGATTCGTTTGACGGGGGAGGAGACTCAATGA
- the livF_3 gene encoding High-affinity branched-chain amino acid transport ATP-binding protein LivF — protein MLEVSNLDAYYGESIILNHINVSVPDGNVVCLLGRNGVGKTTFLKSIMGLVKTPAGSIQFDGREIIFQPTYLRARQGIGYVPQGRDIFPQLTVEENLLLGLEVCGGSGNIGEKVYELFPVLKTMLKRKGGDLSGGQQQQLAIARALVSEPKLLILDEPTEGIQPSVIQDIGNVIKRLKREGNITILIVEQYLEFVMDVSDYYYVMDKGCIVMDGATTELNQDEIQKRIAI, from the coding sequence ATGCTTGAGGTCAGCAATCTTGACGCCTATTATGGCGAAAGTATCATTTTAAATCACATCAATGTAAGTGTGCCTGATGGAAACGTGGTATGCCTGCTGGGGCGCAACGGTGTAGGAAAAACTACGTTTTTAAAGAGCATTATGGGGTTGGTAAAGACGCCGGCGGGAAGCATTCAGTTTGACGGCAGGGAAATCATTTTTCAGCCAACTTACCTGAGAGCGCGGCAAGGCATTGGGTATGTACCGCAGGGACGGGATATTTTTCCTCAGTTGACGGTGGAGGAAAACCTTTTGCTCGGCCTTGAAGTATGCGGGGGCAGTGGCAACATTGGAGAAAAGGTCTATGAGTTGTTTCCCGTCCTTAAAACGATGCTGAAGCGAAAGGGCGGCGACTTGAGCGGCGGACAGCAGCAGCAGCTTGCCATTGCACGGGCATTGGTTTCAGAACCAAAACTGCTGATCCTCGATGAACCGACAGAAGGGATACAACCCTCGGTAATACAGGATATAGGCAATGTAATTAAACGTTTGAAACGCGAAGGCAACATTACCATTTTAATTGTTGAGCAGTATTTGGAGTTTGTCATGGATGTTTCCGATTACTATTATGTCATGGATAAGGGATGCATTGTCATGGATGGGGCAACAACGGAATTGAATCAAGACGAAATTCAAAAGCGGATAGCAATTTGA
- the ureF gene encoding Urease accessory protein UreF, translating to MIGQQSLQTDLRLLQLADSSFPSGAFTQSFGLETFIQRGDIKSPADLAQFMRTYLYYSWRTTDLLAVKLAWQAAGASDEKRLYSLDRRLNGMKLPHESCAGSVKMGKRLRRLLREIDPNYGANMQFPFGHHAITLGHYGAVAMIELPSLLTTFAHMTAVSLVANGVRAIPIGQTGGQQVLAALHPLLEECIAWVLNAEESDWGGSAPAFDWAGMAHELLYSRIFMS from the coding sequence ATGATAGGACAGCAATCTCTGCAAACAGACTTGCGTTTATTGCAACTGGCTGATTCTTCTTTTCCATCAGGGGCGTTTACTCAATCATTTGGTCTGGAAACATTTATTCAACGTGGTGACATAAAAAGTCCCGCTGATTTAGCCCAATTTATGCGGACGTATCTTTATTATAGTTGGCGGACTACCGATTTACTTGCCGTTAAGCTCGCCTGGCAAGCGGCGGGGGCTTCTGATGAAAAGCGGCTGTATTCACTGGACCGCAGGCTCAATGGAATGAAGCTGCCTCATGAGAGCTGCGCAGGCAGTGTGAAAATGGGTAAGCGGCTGCGGCGGCTTTTGCGCGAAATTGATCCCAATTATGGCGCAAACATGCAGTTTCCTTTTGGTCATCATGCCATCACGCTGGGGCATTACGGAGCCGTTGCGATGATTGAATTGCCTTCGTTGCTCACGACATTTGCCCACATGACGGCTGTTTCCCTGGTGGCCAACGGGGTGCGGGCCATTCCGATAGGTCAGACCGGCGGGCAGCAAGTGCTTGCTGCTCTTCATCCTTTGCTGGAAGAATGTATTGCGTGGGTTCTTAACGCTGAAGAGAGCGATTGGGGCGGCAGTGCTCCGGCCTTTGATTGGGCCGGTATGGCTCATGAGTTGTTATATTCACGAATTTTTATGTCTTAA
- the amiC_2 gene encoding Aliphatic amidase expression-regulating protein: protein MWSDNFKKLKGKIAGVILATFLLSTVLSGCSSSKQAAQSPAAGDTIKVGILHSLSGTMAISEVSVKDAELMAIEEINAAGGVLGKKLEPVIEDGASNPATFAEKAKKLLQKDKVATIFGCWTSASRKAVLPVVEDNKGLLWYPVQYEGMEASPNIFYTGAAPNQQIVPAVEWLLQNKGKKFFLIGSDYVFPRTANKIIKAQLQAMGGEVVAEEYTPLGHTDYSTIINKIKASKPDVVFNTLNGDSNVAFFKQLKDAGITSKDLTTCSVSIAEEEIRGIGADNMKGHLVSWNYYQTTDTPENKEFVKKYKAKYGADRVTDDPIEAAYIQVYLWAEAVKKAGSTDVDKVKEAAKGLEFKAPEGLVKIEGENQHLWKPVRIGEVTEDGLIKEVWSTGKTIKPDPFLKAYEWAKALGNS, encoded by the coding sequence ATGTGGAGTGACAATTTTAAAAAACTTAAGGGAAAAATTGCGGGTGTGATCCTGGCAACATTCCTGTTGTCAACCGTGCTATCAGGGTGTTCGTCATCAAAGCAGGCGGCCCAAAGCCCGGCAGCAGGAGATACCATTAAAGTAGGAATTTTGCATTCATTAAGTGGAACAATGGCAATCAGCGAAGTGTCGGTCAAAGACGCAGAATTGATGGCGATTGAAGAAATCAATGCAGCCGGTGGAGTGTTAGGGAAAAAACTGGAACCGGTTATTGAGGATGGTGCGTCCAATCCGGCGACTTTTGCCGAAAAAGCGAAGAAATTATTGCAAAAAGACAAAGTGGCAACAATATTTGGCTGTTGGACTTCTGCCAGCCGCAAGGCCGTTCTGCCGGTAGTGGAAGATAACAAGGGATTGCTCTGGTATCCGGTTCAGTACGAAGGCATGGAAGCATCTCCTAATATTTTCTATACAGGCGCTGCGCCTAACCAGCAGATTGTTCCTGCAGTGGAATGGCTGCTTCAGAATAAAGGCAAAAAGTTTTTCCTGATTGGTTCTGATTATGTATTCCCAAGGACCGCCAATAAGATTATCAAAGCGCAATTGCAGGCCATGGGCGGTGAGGTAGTTGCCGAAGAATATACTCCGCTCGGACATACCGACTACAGTACGATTATCAACAAAATTAAGGCATCCAAGCCGGATGTGGTGTTCAATACGTTGAATGGTGACAGCAATGTGGCCTTCTTTAAACAATTAAAGGACGCGGGCATTACTTCCAAAGATCTTACGACCTGTTCCGTGAGCATTGCCGAAGAGGAAATACGCGGTATTGGCGCGGACAATATGAAAGGGCACCTTGTTTCCTGGAACTACTATCAAACAACCGATACACCGGAAAATAAGGAATTTGTAAAGAAATATAAGGCAAAATACGGCGCTGACCGTGTAACTGACGACCCTATTGAAGCTGCATACATTCAAGTCTATTTGTGGGCGGAAGCAGTGAAAAAAGCAGGATCCACCGATGTCGACAAAGTGAAGGAAGCTGCAAAAGGATTGGAATTCAAAGCGCCTGAAGGTTTAGTAAAAATTGAGGGAGAGAATCAGCATCTGTGGAAGCCTGTACGTATTGGCGAGGTTACGGAGGACGGGTTGATCAAGGAAGTTTGGAGTACAGGAAAGACAATTAAGCCTGATCCGTTCCTCAAAGCCTACGAGTGGGCCAAGGCACTCGGCAACTCATAG
- the ureE gene encoding Urease accessory protein UreE: MIISKVAGKLADLEARCDLSALTVERVILSWDELHKRILRKTTDVGRDIGIQLESGHLHPGDILLREGNHVIIVEVKEESVLITPVKSMREMGLAAHAIGNMHAPIQIHDDVVITPYNPVLQEQLRKMGLSPVKKDQAFAP; encoded by the coding sequence ATGATTATCAGTAAAGTGGCCGGTAAACTCGCTGATCTGGAGGCCCGTTGCGATCTAAGCGCACTTACTGTAGAGCGGGTCATCCTTTCCTGGGATGAATTGCATAAGAGGATTCTGCGCAAGACGACCGATGTCGGCCGGGATATTGGAATACAGTTGGAAAGCGGGCATTTACATCCCGGGGACATTTTGCTCCGGGAGGGCAATCACGTTATTATCGTGGAAGTCAAAGAAGAGTCTGTTTTGATTACGCCTGTCAAAAGCATGCGCGAAATGGGATTGGCTGCCCATGCAATCGGCAATATGCATGCACCCATTCAGATTCATGACGATGTGGTCATTACTCCGTATAACCCGGTCTTGCAGGAGCAACTGCGCAAAATGGGACTGTCGCCGGTCAAAAAAGACCAGGCCTTTGCGCCATGA
- the ureG gene encoding Urease accessory protein UreG: protein MRPICIGIGGPVGSGKTALVEKLTRYLSPDYSVAVITNDIFTKEDAEFLCRNGILPPTRIIGVETGGCPHTAIREDASMNLEAIDTLMERFPDLELIFVESGGDNLAATFSPELVDVAVYIIDVAQGEKIPRKGGPGITRSDLLIINKTDLAPYVGASLEVMAADSEKMRGDRPFLFTNLKTEEGLHDVLAWLRKNVIMEDMR, encoded by the coding sequence ATGCGACCGATTTGTATTGGAATAGGGGGGCCTGTTGGATCAGGCAAAACTGCGCTGGTGGAAAAGTTGACCCGCTATCTTTCGCCTGATTATAGCGTTGCCGTCATTACCAACGACATTTTTACGAAAGAGGATGCCGAATTTTTATGCCGTAATGGAATTTTACCGCCCACCCGCATTATTGGCGTAGAAACAGGCGGTTGTCCGCATACCGCCATACGCGAGGATGCTTCCATGAATCTGGAGGCAATCGACACTTTAATGGAGCGATTCCCGGATCTGGAACTTATTTTTGTCGAAAGCGGCGGTGACAATCTGGCGGCTACTTTTAGTCCTGAACTGGTCGATGTTGCGGTTTATATCATTGACGTTGCGCAGGGCGAAAAGATTCCCCGTAAAGGAGGCCCCGGCATTACCCGCTCGGATCTTCTGATTATCAATAAGACGGATTTGGCTCCCTATGTCGGCGCAAGCCTGGAAGTGATGGCCGCAGATTCCGAGAAGATGCGGGGAGACCGGCCTTTTTTATTTACCAATCTGAAAACAGAAGAAGGCTTACACGATGTTTTGGCATGGCTGCGTAAAAACGTCATCATGGAGGACATGAGATAA
- the cysA gene encoding Sulfate/thiosulfate import ATP-binding protein CysA: METILQIQDLTVNFDGFKAVDHVNTKIEKGEIHFFIGPNGAGKTTLLDAICGRVKPKTGSILFTGGVDVTQYSENEIVNIGIGRKFQVPSVFTGLTVQENMELAAVKNRSLFSSIFHKTNKEQEELIDDILDTIGLYGKKHQNSAALAHGEKQWLEIGMLLAQKPRLMLLDEPVAGMGRAETEKTGELLKKIAKDCTMIVVEHDMEFVRDYSSKVTVLHEGAILDEGSMADVQKNQKVIDVYLGRGGERDA, encoded by the coding sequence ATGGAAACTATACTGCAAATCCAGGATCTTACGGTGAATTTTGATGGATTCAAGGCGGTTGACCATGTGAATACCAAAATAGAGAAAGGGGAAATTCATTTTTTCATTGGACCGAACGGTGCGGGCAAGACGACGCTGCTGGATGCCATTTGCGGACGGGTAAAGCCAAAAACCGGCAGCATCCTTTTTACAGGCGGAGTGGACGTTACGCAGTATTCCGAAAATGAAATTGTCAATATCGGCATTGGCAGGAAATTTCAGGTTCCTTCTGTATTTACCGGTTTGACAGTGCAAGAAAACATGGAACTGGCAGCAGTGAAAAACCGCTCCTTGTTTTCTTCCATTTTCCATAAAACAAACAAGGAGCAAGAAGAGCTTATTGACGATATACTGGACACAATCGGGCTGTATGGAAAAAAACATCAAAATTCAGCCGCTTTGGCTCACGGTGAAAAGCAATGGCTCGAAATCGGCATGCTTTTGGCACAAAAACCCAGGCTCATGCTGCTGGATGAACCGGTTGCCGGGATGGGAAGAGCCGAAACGGAGAAGACAGGCGAACTGCTCAAAAAAATTGCCAAGGACTGCACGATGATTGTTGTCGAGCATGACATGGAATTTGTCAGGGATTACTCAAGCAAAGTAACGGTCCTCCATGAAGGTGCGATTTTGGACGAAGGCAGCATGGCGGATGTTCAGAAAAACCAGAAAGTAATCGACGTTTATCTTGGACGGGGTGGGGAACGGGATGCTTGA
- the livH_3 gene encoding High-affinity branched-chain amino acid transport system permease protein LivH: MDTYIIQIFNGISVSSIFVLAALGLGITFGLMKVINMAHGEFIMIGAYVTYLLQNFFLTQMDKSIFDIYFLLAMPAAFIIAGIMGLILEVTVIRHLYGRPLDSMLATWGVSLVLQQLARSVFGAPNVDVRSPAWLNGGLILSQGLQFPYKRLFIIALVVVCMIGVFWLLYKTATGRRIRAVMQNRDMAASLGINARKIDAYTFAIGSGLAGIAGCALTLMGSIGPSLGTAYIVDTFMVVVLGGVGTLWGIVTGGLVIGTSNTTFEFFTNTSWGKVLVFLLVILFLQWRPKGLFTINSRSLDDQA, from the coding sequence ATGGACACGTATATCATTCAGATTTTTAACGGAATCAGCGTGAGTTCAATATTCGTACTGGCAGCCTTGGGACTCGGTATTACCTTCGGGCTGATGAAAGTCATCAATATGGCGCATGGTGAGTTTATCATGATTGGGGCGTATGTTACTTATTTGCTCCAGAATTTCTTTCTTACACAGATGGATAAAAGTATTTTTGACATCTATTTCTTATTGGCAATGCCGGCTGCATTTATAATCGCCGGGATCATGGGACTTATTCTGGAAGTGACAGTAATACGGCATCTTTATGGAAGACCGTTGGATAGCATGTTGGCAACTTGGGGAGTTAGTCTGGTTTTGCAGCAACTGGCAAGGAGCGTTTTCGGAGCGCCCAATGTGGATGTGAGAAGTCCGGCCTGGCTGAATGGGGGGCTTATTCTCAGCCAGGGCCTGCAATTTCCGTATAAGCGTTTGTTTATTATCGCACTGGTCGTTGTGTGCATGATTGGCGTCTTTTGGCTTCTGTATAAAACGGCCACCGGCAGGCGCATCCGGGCGGTGATGCAGAACCGTGATATGGCCGCGAGCCTGGGGATCAACGCCCGCAAGATTGATGCCTATACATTTGCGATCGGCTCAGGACTGGCGGGAATTGCAGGGTGTGCTCTGACGTTGATGGGGTCTATCGGCCCTTCTTTAGGAACCGCTTATATTGTCGATACTTTTATGGTGGTGGTTCTTGGCGGCGTAGGGACGCTCTGGGGCATTGTCACAGGCGGATTGGTTATTGGCACATCAAATACAACGTTTGAATTTTTCACTAATACGTCCTGGGGAAAAGTTCTTGTATTTTTGCTGGTTATTCTGTTTCTGCAATGGAGACCGAAGGGACTATTTACAATCAACAGCCGGTCACTGGATGATCAGGCATAA
- the ureD gene encoding Urease accessory protein UreD gives MPVSLKNGVIQAEIARDQGRSIITSLRQRTPLRASSPLYPADFQTVCFYIMNSAAGLLQGDQHTISVRIKPGAHAVVLGQGATKVFRSPKNALSRQFTTLIVEHGARLEYMPEVVIPFAESCFFSRTNLLLSNNASAFLWEITAPGRAARQELFAYTFLDQKTNIYLDRELIYSDRFLLEPHKTPDYLQTWSKPLGFMHGYSHMGTFWAVDPRLEVEMAALLRRNTEEENCYIEKIAKDNSVLMAGTALCSQAYCFRALGHSAEDIQNAFKELWRILRLRLYQEPEWPWRKY, from the coding sequence ATGCCTGTTTCGCTCAAAAACGGCGTGATTCAGGCTGAAATTGCCCGAGATCAGGGCCGCAGTATCATCACCTCGCTGCGGCAACGGACGCCGTTGCGAGCGTCCAGTCCTCTTTACCCTGCCGATTTCCAGACAGTGTGTTTTTACATTATGAATTCTGCTGCCGGTCTTTTGCAAGGGGACCAGCATACTATTTCCGTCCGGATAAAGCCGGGGGCGCATGCAGTTGTTCTGGGGCAAGGCGCGACGAAAGTTTTCCGCTCTCCGAAAAATGCATTGTCGAGACAGTTTACTACGCTCATTGTCGAGCATGGGGCAAGGCTGGAGTATATGCCGGAAGTAGTGATTCCATTTGCAGAATCATGCTTTTTCAGCCGGACCAATTTATTGCTATCCAATAATGCTTCAGCCTTTTTATGGGAGATTACGGCGCCCGGCCGCGCAGCTCGTCAAGAGTTGTTTGCCTACACGTTCCTTGACCAGAAAACGAATATTTATCTTGACCGTGAGTTGATCTATAGTGACAGGTTTTTGCTGGAACCGCATAAAACTCCTGATTATTTGCAAACATGGTCGAAGCCGCTCGGTTTTATGCACGGATATTCGCATATGGGAACATTTTGGGCGGTTGACCCTCGGCTTGAAGTGGAGATGGCCGCTTTACTGCGGCGTAATACGGAAGAAGAAAACTGCTATATTGAGAAAATTGCCAAAGACAATAGCGTACTGATGGCCGGGACGGCGCTTTGCAGCCAGGCTTACTGTTTTCGGGCACTAGGGCATAGCGCGGAAGACATTCAAAATGCTTTTAAAGAGTTGTGGCGCATTTTGCGGTTGCGCTTATATCAGGAGCCGGAGTGGCCGTGGCGAAAATATTGA
- the rssB_1 gene encoding Regulator of RpoS, producing MYKVLIVDDDKTVRYMLKRFKKWDGYGFCIADEACDGKEALKKLSSGSFDLVITDIRMPGMTGIEFLHELKVRKMDICLILLSTYNDFEYAQQGIRLGVFDYMTKPVDDNILSEALERARKHLDEKKLLHLRLEKEKKLIDESLALYYPKSEEKKLVDLLFMGSDEVFAEAENIFSERVPRLDQDLFKIRMLFEKMTQNITEEIYKDFPWLEKIESMTLNIVFNHLKTIRDVKLAFLRYMRNMLEVIKKYELHHKDGIVKKTCQYVMDHVEENITLEDVANEVHVSKSYIGKLFKQKAGYNFTDYVTKVKMEHAKALLRTGDYKNYEVSERLGYSSPDYFCRLFKQYSGCTPLEFRKQGS from the coding sequence ATGTATAAGGTATTGATTGTTGATGATGACAAAACTGTAAGATATATGCTGAAGCGGTTCAAAAAGTGGGATGGTTATGGATTTTGCATTGCGGATGAAGCCTGTGATGGCAAGGAAGCTCTCAAAAAACTTTCATCCGGGTCTTTTGATCTCGTCATTACGGATATTCGCATGCCGGGAATGACTGGAATTGAGTTTTTGCACGAACTGAAAGTCAGGAAAATGGATATCTGTTTAATTCTCCTCAGTACGTACAACGACTTCGAATACGCACAACAAGGTATACGGCTGGGAGTATTTGATTACATGACCAAACCGGTGGATGACAATATTTTGAGTGAAGCGCTGGAGAGGGCAAGAAAACACTTGGACGAAAAAAAGTTGCTCCATTTGCGGCTGGAAAAAGAAAAGAAATTGATTGATGAAAGCCTTGCCTTATATTACCCCAAGAGCGAGGAAAAAAAGCTGGTGGATTTACTGTTTATGGGGAGCGACGAGGTGTTTGCCGAAGCTGAGAATATCTTTTCTGAACGGGTCCCGAGGTTGGACCAGGATTTGTTCAAAATCAGGATGTTGTTTGAAAAGATGACTCAAAATATCACAGAGGAAATTTATAAGGATTTCCCGTGGCTTGAGAAAATAGAAAGTATGACACTGAACATTGTATTCAACCATCTTAAAACAATTCGTGACGTCAAACTGGCGTTTTTGCGGTATATGCGCAATATGCTGGAAGTAATCAAAAAATATGAACTGCATCATAAAGACGGTATTGTAAAAAAGACCTGCCAGTATGTTATGGATCATGTCGAGGAAAACATTACCCTGGAGGATGTTGCCAATGAGGTACATGTAAGCAAAAGTTATATCGGAAAATTATTTAAGCAAAAAGCCGGCTACAATTTTACCGACTATGTGACGAAGGTCAAAATGGAGCATGCCAAAGCTCTTTTACGTACAGGAGACTATAAAAATTACGAGGTGAGTGAACGGCTCGGGTATAGCAGTCCGGATTATTTTTGTCGTTTGTTTAAGCAGTACAGCGGTTGCACTCCGTTGGAATTTAGAAAACAAGGATCATAG
- the ureB gene encoding Urease subunit beta codes for MIPGELRLAEGNIEANAGLPAKKVSVQNTGDRPIQVGSHFHFFEVNRYLAFDRAATWGMRLNIPAGTAVRFEPGERRTVELVAFSGKGPWFGANNLTAGSLDKKQCVEKAKQQGFIQEEEG; via the coding sequence ATGATACCGGGAGAGTTGCGATTGGCAGAGGGAAACATTGAAGCCAATGCCGGTCTTCCTGCTAAAAAAGTGAGCGTTCAAAACACCGGAGACCGTCCTATACAGGTCGGGTCGCACTTTCACTTTTTTGAGGTGAACCGGTATTTGGCTTTTGACAGGGCGGCAACCTGGGGGATGCGGTTGAATATTCCTGCAGGCACCGCCGTGCGGTTTGAGCCTGGGGAACGCCGTACTGTGGAACTTGTTGCTTTTTCCGGAAAAGGACCGTGGTTTGGGGCCAATAATTTAACGGCAGGCAGTTTGGATAAAAAGCAATGTGTTGAAAAAGCCAAACAACAGGGGTTTATTCAAGAAGAGGAGGGATAG
- the ureC gene encoding Urease subunit alpha — MALIMSRRQHADMYGPTTGDKIRLADTQLWAEIESDLTRPGDEAKFGGGKVIRDGMGQDPQALDEAMDLVITNAVIIDYQGIIKADIGIKEGRIFGIGQAGNPKTMAGVNIPIGAGTEVIAGENYIVTAGGIDTHIHFICPQQVETAIASGITTMLGGGTGPAAGTNATTCTPGEWNLFRMLQAAEAFPINMGFFGKGNNACPEPLIEQIKAGAIGLKLHEDWGSTPAAIDCCLRVADAYDVQVAIHTDTLNEAGFVEDTIAAIAGRTIHTFHTEGAGGGHAPDIIKVASLANVLPSSTNPTRPFTVNTLEEHLDMLMVCHHLDRKVPEDIAFADSRIRPETIAAEDILHDMGVLSMMSSDSQAMGRVGEVIIRTWQTAHKMKIQRGPLATDCEQNDNNRIKRYISKYTINPAITHGISHIVGSVENGKLADLVLWSPKFFGVKPAMVIKGGFIMQAAMGDANASIPTPQPVIQRPMFAAFGKAIASCSATFISQAADPEILRKNLKLEKSLVAVKNCRNIGKADMKHNYATPHIEVDPETYQVRADGEALVCEPAQVLPLAQRYFMF, encoded by the coding sequence GTGGCTCTAATCATGTCACGCCGACAACATGCCGATATGTACGGACCAACCACCGGCGACAAAATTAGGTTGGCTGATACACAGTTGTGGGCAGAAATAGAATCCGATCTAACCCGGCCGGGAGATGAAGCCAAGTTCGGCGGCGGCAAAGTGATCCGCGACGGTATGGGGCAAGATCCGCAAGCCTTGGATGAGGCTATGGATTTAGTCATTACCAATGCAGTGATTATCGACTACCAAGGCATTATAAAGGCCGATATTGGTATTAAGGAGGGCCGGATTTTCGGTATCGGGCAAGCGGGCAATCCGAAAACGATGGCCGGTGTGAATATTCCTATCGGTGCCGGAACGGAAGTCATTGCCGGTGAAAACTATATTGTCACGGCAGGCGGTATTGATACTCATATTCATTTTATCTGTCCGCAGCAGGTGGAAACGGCTATTGCGTCCGGTATCACTACGATGCTGGGGGGGGGAACCGGCCCCGCCGCGGGAACCAATGCCACCACATGTACACCGGGTGAGTGGAATCTATTCCGGATGCTGCAGGCTGCGGAAGCATTTCCTATTAATATGGGCTTTTTTGGCAAGGGCAATAATGCGTGTCCGGAACCCTTAATTGAACAAATTAAAGCGGGAGCCATCGGTTTGAAATTGCACGAAGACTGGGGTTCGACTCCGGCGGCCATTGATTGTTGTTTACGGGTTGCCGATGCATATGATGTCCAGGTGGCGATTCACACCGACACCTTAAATGAAGCCGGTTTTGTTGAGGATACCATCGCTGCCATTGCGGGGCGTACCATCCATACTTTTCATACCGAAGGGGCGGGCGGGGGGCATGCGCCCGATATTATAAAAGTGGCTTCTCTTGCTAATGTATTGCCGTCATCAACCAACCCGACACGGCCCTTTACCGTCAATACGTTGGAAGAACATTTGGATATGTTGATGGTCTGCCACCATCTTGACAGGAAGGTGCCGGAAGATATCGCTTTTGCCGATTCGCGTATTCGTCCGGAAACCATTGCGGCTGAGGATATTTTGCATGATATGGGCGTTTTATCCATGATGTCGTCCGATTCCCAGGCTATGGGGCGGGTGGGTGAAGTCATCATCAGGACCTGGCAGACGGCACATAAAATGAAGATTCAGCGCGGGCCGCTGGCGACGGATTGTGAGCAAAACGACAATAACCGCATTAAGCGTTATATAAGCAAATATACCATTAATCCGGCGATAACCCATGGAATCAGCCATATTGTCGGTTCGGTGGAAAATGGGAAATTAGCGGATCTTGTGTTATGGAGTCCCAAGTTTTTCGGAGTGAAGCCGGCAATGGTGATTAAAGGCGGTTTTATTATGCAGGCGGCCATGGGGGATGCCAACGCTTCCATTCCCACGCCGCAGCCGGTCATTCAGCGTCCGATGTTTGCCGCTTTCGGCAAAGCAATTGCAAGTTGTTCGGCAACCTTTATCTCACAAGCTGCCGATCCGGAAATACTTCGGAAGAATTTGAAATTGGAAAAATCCCTTGTTGCTGTAAAGAACTGCCGGAATATTGGCAAGGCGGATATGAAACATAATTATGCGACACCGCATATTGAGGTTGACCCTGAAACTTACCAAGTCAGGGCCGACGGGGAAGCCCTTGTCTGCGAACCCGCTCAGGTGCTGCCGCTTGCCCAGCGCTACTTTATGTTTTAA